The proteins below come from a single Papaver somniferum cultivar HN1 chromosome 11, ASM357369v1, whole genome shotgun sequence genomic window:
- the LOC113323072 gene encoding ankyrin repeat domain-containing protein 2A-like, whose translation MGKEEENVNGNGTEQENIDALLEAARYNELEDVKTLASSGVSLNSMDSEGRTALHMAAANGHLGIVEYLIKSGVDLNVCNAEKNTPLHWACLNGRIEVVKNLILAGAKLSSLNSHDRTPMDEAVTLAKLDVIDAINATVAQLELSGVAVS comes from the exons AtggggaaagaagaagagaacgtTAACGGAAACGGGACGGAACAAGAGAACATTGACGCCCTGCTTGAG GCGGCTAGATATAATGAGCTTGAAGATGTCAAAACATTAGCATCTTCTGGTGTTTCTCTTAATTCTATGGATTCTGAAGGCCGCACAG CACTTCATATGGCTGCTGCTAATGGTCATCTTGGCATTGTGGAGTATCTTATCAAAAGTGGGGTG GATCTGAATGTCTGTAATGCAGAGAAAAATACTCCTCTTCACTGGGCTTGCCTTAACGGGCGTATTGAG GTTGTTAAAAATTTGATCTTGGCTGGAGCAAAGTTATCCTCTCTGAACAG CCATGATCGGACTCCAATGGATGAGGCTGTGACCCTGGCAAAGCTGGATGTGATAGATGCAATTAATGCTACAGTTGCACAACTTGAACTTAGCGGTGTTGCTGTTTCCTAA
- the LOC113323043 gene encoding uncharacterized protein LOC113323043 — protein sequence MDSFNGTTEFCYDHNSETDGEGEFSALLEIYVHHARNIHNICIYDNQDVYAKFSLTYSPDETLSTKIINGGGKNPEFNENLRMKITQLDAVLKCEIWMHSRARNFMEDQLLGFALVPMSSVTGKGKVTRDFTLSSTDLFHSPAGTVQLTLFLHTLLPTNLVSKSSDCATNSSITSEVVLLHRKNPEVNSEQIEYGNIEFPDVNVARQNQQMVSEYFERNLSLRHVVLGPASFLHLGAFSQHVGDYEMTLNSSEDCGEYVSPNGSIQNSGFFGSTTTSLSDDRNSNDSMEKKNRLAGELSNSHVASVSADAHQSSGASPETPTSKTENEVQSDKDADFSNKEDESSKERSMSSVFAAPLGNINLEAEETAMQQQIVDMYMRSMHQFTESLAKMKLPMDLGKPEHSDNGDVVQQTNNKTDADKKEGKKKDGSRVFYGSRAFF from the coding sequence ATGGATTCTTTTAATGGAACAACTGAGTTCTGTTATGATCACAATTCAGAAACAGATGGTGAAGGTGAGTTTTCCGCGCTTCTTGAAATCTATGTGCATCATGCTAGAAACATACACAACATATGTATTTATGACAATCAAGATGTCTATGCGAAATTCTCACTTACTTATAGTCCAGATGAAACCCTTTCAACTAAAATTATTAACGGTGGTGGCAAAAACCCTGAATTCAATGAAAATCTTAGAATGAAAATAACCCAACTGGACGCAGTTCTCAAATGCGAGATTTGGATGCACAGTAGAGCGAGAAACTTCATGGAAGATCAACTTTTAGGCTTTGCTCTGGTACCCATGTCTTCTGTGACAGGGAAGGGAAAGGTGACTCGAGACTTTACCCTTTCATCTACTGATCTATTCCATTCACCAGCTGGAACAGTTCAGCTGACTCTGTTTCTCCATACATTGTTACCCACTAATCTCGTTTCAAAATCATCTGACTGTGCTACTAACTCGTCAATAACTTCTGAGGTCGTGTTATTACACCGTAAAAACCCTGAGGTTAACTCAGAGCAAATTGAATACGGGAATATTGAATTTCCTGACGTCAACGTGGCAAGGCAGAATCAACAAATGGTTTCTGAATATTTCGAACGAAATTTGTCTTTGAGACATGTTGTACTGGGACCtgcttcttttctccatcttGGAGCTTTCTCACAGCATGTGGGTGACTATGAAATGACTTTGAATTCTTCTGAAGATTGTGGTGAATATGTCTCTCCTAATGGAAGCATTCAGAATTCTGGCTTCTTTGGTTCAACCACAACTAGCTTAAGTGATGATAGAAACTCGAACGATTCAATGGAAAAAAAGAATCGTTTGGCTGGTGAATTATCTAATTCTCACGTTGCTTCAGTCTCTGCTGATGCACATCAGAGTTCTGGGGCATCTCCCGAAACACCAACTTCAAAGACAGAGAATGAAGTACAGAGTGACAAAGATGCTGATTtctcaaacaaagaagatgagagTTCCAAAGAACGAAGTATGAGTTCTGTATTTGCAGCTCCACTTGGGAACATCAATCTTGAAGCCGAAGAGACTGCAATGCAACAACAGATAGTTGATATGTACATGAGAAGCATGCACCAGTTTACAGAATCATTGGCGAAGATGAAGCTTCCAATGGATCTTGGCAAACCAGAACATAGCGACAATGGTGATGTTGTTCAACAAACCAATAACAAGACAGATGCGgataaaaaggaaggaaaaaagaagGATGGTTCGAGGGTTTTCTATGGTAGTCGAGCATTCTTCTGA
- the LOC113324473 gene encoding putative pentatricopeptide repeat-containing protein At3g23330, with amino-acid sequence MDYAEKAFLEIEMPNVVSWNASMGGSFSGGKVLQFFTRMRGSGLRPDHVTLAHVLQNIKDVDLFSAQQIHSLIIKMIGEEVDVYIGGALVEIYTKYGYIRESQRVFNNIRGKDITAFNLAIQGYIRDGHVAEAYRLFYAALQMSMEPNQASNVKVTNDQN; translated from the coding sequence ATGGACTATGCGGAGAAAGCTTTTTTAGAGATCGAAATGCCAAATGTGGTGTCTTGGAATGCTTCGATGGGTGGAAGTTTTAGTGGTGGAAAGGTTTTGCAGTTCTTTACTAGAATGAGAGGGTCAGGTTTGAGACCTGATCATGTTACCTTGGCCCATGTTCTTCAAAATATCAAAGATGTTGATCTGTTTTCGGCTCAGCAAATTCATAGTTTGATCATAAAGATGATAGGTGAAGAAGTGGATGTGTATATTGGTGGTGCTCTTGTTgagatatatacaaaatatggttATATTAGAGAGTCTCAGAGAGTCTTTAATAACATCCGTGGAAAAGATATTACAGCTTTTAATTTGGCAATTCAAGGATATATTCGAGATGGGCATGTGGCTGAGGCATATAGGTTATTTTATGCAGCTCTCCAGATGAGTATGGAGCCAAACCAAGCAAGCAACGTTAAAGTCACTAATGATCAGAACTGA
- the LOC113320711 gene encoding rhodanese-like domain-containing protein 8, chloroplastic, producing the protein MGVSAAVSTTPVSIPKSIPKRHKPLLPQCIHRRATRISFNPQTLPLFPSFRNSFSTKSKNEKNFNCKSTFSSDSDDGFSSTPSINDDDFIVVNFYRFVYIENPEEEVAKQLLFLQDFDIHGRIYINEQGINAQFSGPVKDSLRYVDWLKKDPKFSEIFVQISPSSDNNHAFPKLRLRYKPSLVQYEGGISHLPILESSMRAIPLTPNEWREKLLGNLNDFDKKIVLLDVRNGYEWDIGHFNGAKRPQVDSFRTTSFGLSESDSEFESNNANAVVDEDPLSGVDKEKTEVLMYCTGGIRCDVYSTILRQRGYKNLYTLKGGVSNYLQMEGSDGWIGNLFVFDSRLSLPPSAYNPKASANGVDPQPDNDAFARCYICGLQRLKDLRHRNCANLDCNMLILCCNNCVKEFTGCCCSDCMSAPRIRPVLPGPERYQKWHIYRDAELQKDSIA; encoded by the coding sequence ATGGGAGTGTCCGCAGCTGTATCAACTACACCAGTTTCAATTCCTAAATCCATTCCAAAAAGACACAAACCTTTACTCCCTCAGTGCATTCATCGCAGAGCTACAAGAATAAGCTTCAACCCCCAAACGCTTCCACTCTTCCCCAGTTTCAGAAACTCTTTCTCTACTAAATCAAAGAATGAGAAGAATTTCAATTGTAAGTCTACATtttcttctgattctgacgatGGATTCTCATCAACTCCCTCTATTAACGACGACGATTTCATAGTCGTAAACTTTTACCGTTTTGTGTATATTGAAAACCCAGAAGAAGAAGTTGCTAAACAGCTTTTATTCTTACAAGATTTTGATATTCATGGTCGAATTTATATAAATGAACAAGGAATCAATGCTCAATTCAGTGGTCCAGTTAAAGATTCATTAAGGTATGTTGATTGGTTAAAAAAAGATCCTaaattttctgaaatttttgTTCAAATTTCTCCTTCTTCGGATAATAATCATGCCTTTCCTAAattgagattgagatataaaccctCATTGGTACAATATGAAGGAGGAATTTCACACTTGCCTATACTTGAATCATCTATGAGAGCAATTCCTTTAACACCAAATGAATGGAGAGAGAAGCTATTAGGAAATTTGAATGATTTTGATAAGAAAATTGTTCTGTTAGATGTGAGAAATGGGTATGAATGGGATATTGGTCATTTTAATGGTGCCAAAAGACCTCAAGTAGATTCTTTTAGAAcaacttcatttggattgtctGAATCTGATTCTGAATTTGAAAGTAATAATGCTAATGCAGTTGTTGATGAGGATCCTTTATCTGGTGTTGACAAAGAAAAAACTGAAGTATTAATGTACTGTACGGGAGGGATTCGTTGTGATGTATATTCGACTATTCTTAGACAAAGAGGGTATAAAAATTTGTATACTCTAAAGGGAGGTGTATCTAATTATCTTCAGATGGAAGGTTCTGATGGATGGATTGGTAATTTATTTGTTTTCGATTCACGTTTATCTCTTCCTCCTTCTGCGTACAATCCGAAGGCTTCTGCGAATGGCGTGGATCCCCAGCCTGATAATGATGCATTTGCGAGATGCTATATATGTGGGTTGCAGAGATTGAAGGATTTGAGGCACAGGAATTGTGCAAACCTTGATTGCAATATGTTAATACTGTGTTGTAACAATTGTGTTAAAGAGTTTACAGGATGTTGTTGTTCGGATTGTATGTCTGCACCTCGAATTCGACCTGTTTTACCAGGGCCGGAGAGATATCAAAAATGGCATATCTACCGGGATGCAGAGTTGCAAAAAGATTCAATTGCTTGA
- the LOC113323433 gene encoding uncharacterized protein LOC113323433, which produces MASEELNGRPLKSDALKLKETAISTDQSTLMGSDAGHEDGATITCFTEDMNNTTFHIQIIKLHKQIYAWIGCNSAKFGHLYAAAPTRPSNTVSVTSILGGASDNTGSSISRHLALKCGVNIILACNIPKNSPLLEADAEKILVQKLISLGYTRPKTSLPASMVGVH; this is translated from the exons ATGGCGTCGGAGGAGTTAAATGGTCGTCCTTTAAAATCTGATGCCCTAAAATTGAAAGAAACAGCTATCAGTACTGATCAAAGCACTCTGATGGGTAGTGATGCTGGTCACGAAGATGGTGCGACGATAACGTGCTTCACTGAGGATATGAATAATACTACTTTTCATATTCAAATCATAAAGCTTCATAAACAG ATATACGCATGGATTGGCTGCAACTCAGCTAAATTTGGTCATTTATATGCAGCTGCCCCTACTAGACCT AGTAATACAGTGAGTGTGACTTCCATTCTTGGAGGTGCTTCAGATAACACCGGCTCAAGCATTTCTCGCCACTTAG CTCTGAAGTGCGGTGTGAACATAATTTTGGCTTGCAATATCCCTAAGAACAGCCCATTGCTTGAG gCTGATGCTGAGAAAATACTCGTGCAGAAGCTAATAAGTCTGGGATACACAAGACCAAAAACGAGTCTTCCAGCTTCCATGGTTGGTGTTCACTAG
- the LOC113324472 gene encoding pentatricopeptide repeat-containing protein At2g37320-like, which yields MYSEYHCFDDAIRLFNGVPSPDLVLWTSIISGFSQSGKSQEALKFYALMWEELDEYPNNYTFSSVLCSCSGLAAVEEGKQIHCQIIKLSSDIGSAEFVSSSLLEMYAKSGYIEEAKKLFNKTLQRDIATWNSMITNLAQHGDAASALEIFGELLDLPNLEPNHITYVGVLSACNHKGLVEEGYEYFKMIKDPTIDHYTCLIDLLRRAGRVAEALSVIEQMPFDPNEIIWSSLLAASALHGKVDLGEYSANRILQLNPKDSGTYVALSNIYAAAGRWNDVDLVRKIMKDQGVRKNPGQNFLTVNRLSRTFLAAEG from the coding sequence ATGTACTCTGAGTACCACTGTTTTGATGATGCAATTCGGCTTTTTAATGGAGTACCTTCACCCGATTTGGTTTTGTGGACCTCAATTATATCTGGCTTTTCTCAGAGTGGCAAAAGCCAAGAGGCATTAAAATTTTACGCTCTCATGTGGGAAGAACTAGATGAGTACCCAAACAATTATACATTCTCTAGTGTCCTATGCTCATGCTCGGGTCTAGCTGCAGTGGAAGAAGGAAAGCAGATTCACTGCCAGATTATCAAGTTAAGTTCTGATATAGGTTCTGCTGAGTTTGTTAGTAGTAGCTTGTTAGAGATGTATGCAAAGTCTGGGTACATTGAAGAGGCAAAAAAGCTCTTCAACAAGACTTTACAACGAGACATAGCAACATGGAATTCCATGATCACAAACCTAGCACAACATGGAGATGCTGCAAGTGCCCTAGaaatatttggagaacttctggaTTTGCCTAATTTGGAGCCTAACCATATCACCTACGTAGGAGTTCTCTCAGCCTGCAACCACAAAGGCCTGGTAGAAGAGGGTTATGAATATTTCAAAATGATCAAGGATCCCACAATTGATCACTACACTTGTTTGATTGACCTCCTTAGACGGGCTGGGCGTGTAGCTGAAGCATTAAGCGTCATAGAACAAATGCCATTTGATCCGAATGAAATAATATGGTCGTCACTACTGGCAGCTAGTGCACTTCATGGAAAGGTCGACCTAGGAGAATATTCAGCTAACCGCATATTGCAGTTAAATCCAAAAGATTCTGGAACCTATGTTGCTCTGTCAAATATTTATGCTGCAGCAGGTAGATGGAATGATGTAGATTTGGTAAGGAAGATAATGAAAGATCAAGGTGTAAGGAAAAATCCAGGGCAAAATTTTTTAACTGTAAATAGATTGAGCCGTACTTTCCTTGCAGCAGAAGGTTGA